One genomic segment of Streptomyces liangshanensis includes these proteins:
- a CDS encoding DUF2797 domain-containing protein, whose translation MSSGWWCGGVGWGTGVPVLRWGRGGGGPLGVRESGLLGGGFVGFRVVGERVCGGARGNPCPVRAVLGGRGTGGLCGECARLDRMHSVAADALADDPRVYRVYLAWFGPGMVKVGITREERGAARLLEQGAVVFSWLGRGPLMAARRAEESVRVALGVPDRIPYAEKRRVRAGLPGVVERGDEVRRMHARVVALDGWPESLERLEFAAVDHGGVFGLDGLPPAGAVVRELVEGGCVAGRILAVAGPDLHLATGRGEGPGGVVVLDTRLMVGWELVGVRREGEREGDEEGEGVEGSGGGISVPLVDVRGGGVQGGLF comes from the coding sequence GTGAGTTCTGGGTGGTGGTGTGGCGGGGTGGGGTGGGGGACGGGGGTGCCTGTGCTTCGGTGGGGGCGGGGTGGGGGTGGCCCCTTGGGTGTGCGGGAGAGTGGGCTTTTGGGTGGGGGGTTTGTGGGGTTTCGGGTGGTGGGGGAGCGGGTCTGTGGTGGGGCCCGGGGGAATCCTTGTCCGGTTCGGGCGGTGCTCGGGGGGCGGGGGACCGGGGGGTTGTGCGGGGAGTGCGCCCGGCTGGACCGGATGCATTCCGTGGCCGCCGACGCGCTCGCCGATGATCCGCGGGTCTATCGCGTGTACCTGGCCTGGTTCGGACCCGGGATGGTGAAGGTGGGGATCACCCGGGAGGAGCGGGGCGCCGCGCGGTTGTTGGAGCAGGGGGCCGTGGTCTTCAGCTGGTTGGGGCGGGGGCCGCTGATGGCCGCGCGGCGGGCCGAGGAGTCGGTGCGGGTCGCGCTCGGGGTGCCGGACCGGATTCCGTACGCCGAGAAGCGGCGCGTACGGGCCGGGCTGCCCGGGGTGGTGGAGCGCGGCGACGAGGTGCGGCGCATGCATGCCCGGGTGGTGGCGTTGGACGGGTGGCCGGAGTCCTTGGAGCGCCTGGAGTTCGCGGCGGTCGACCACGGGGGTGTCTTCGGGTTGGACGGGCTTCCGCCTGCGGGCGCCGTGGTGCGGGAGCTGGTGGAGGGCGGGTGCGTCGCGGGGCGGATCCTCGCCGTCGCCGGGCCCGATCTGCATCTCGCCACGGGGCGGGGAGAGGGGCCGGGTGGCGTGGTCGTTCTGGATACCCGGTTGATGGTGGGGTGGGAGTTGGTGGGGGTTCGCCGGGAGGGCGAGAGGGAGGGGGATGAGGAGGGGGAGGGTGTGGAGGGGAGTGGTGGGGGGATTAGCGTTCCTTTGGTGGATGTGCGGGGCGGGGGCGTTCAAGGTGGTCTCTTCTAG
- a CDS encoding amidohydrolase family protein — translation MVVVGDVGDVARFRERVGVPSLVDVHTHFMPDRVLRKVWAYFDSAGPLVGREWPITYRHEEAERLALLRAFGVRAFTSMLYPHKPGMAEWLNGWAEDFAARTPDCLRTATLFPEEGVEAYVRAAVEGGARVFKSHLQVGAYDPNDPLLDAAWGLLAEAGVPVVMHCGSGPAPGKFTGPEPVGRLLARHPRLRLVVAHMGMPEYADFLDLAGRYGEVRLDTTMAFTDFSEVTAPFPREARGRLADLGDRILLGSDFPNIPYPYVHQLEALEGLGLGEEWLRAVCHGNGARLFGLA, via the coding sequence GTGGTTGTCGTGGGTGATGTCGGTGACGTGGCTCGCTTTCGGGAGCGGGTCGGGGTGCCCTCGTTGGTCGATGTCCACACCCACTTCATGCCCGACCGCGTGCTCCGGAAGGTGTGGGCCTACTTCGACTCCGCCGGGCCCCTGGTCGGCCGGGAGTGGCCCATCACGTACCGGCACGAGGAAGCCGAACGTCTCGCCCTGCTGAGGGCGTTCGGGGTACGGGCCTTCACCTCGATGCTCTACCCGCACAAGCCCGGCATGGCCGAGTGGCTGAACGGATGGGCCGAGGACTTCGCCGCTCGTACCCCTGACTGCCTGCGCACCGCCACGCTCTTCCCCGAGGAGGGCGTCGAGGCGTACGTGCGCGCGGCCGTCGAGGGCGGGGCGCGGGTCTTCAAGTCCCATCTCCAGGTGGGGGCCTACGACCCGAACGACCCGCTGCTCGACGCCGCCTGGGGGCTGCTCGCCGAGGCCGGGGTGCCCGTCGTGATGCATTGCGGGTCGGGTCCCGCCCCCGGCAAGTTCACCGGGCCCGAGCCCGTGGGCCGGCTGCTCGCGCGGCACCCCCGGCTGCGGCTGGTGGTCGCGCACATGGGGATGCCGGAGTACGCGGACTTCCTGGACCTGGCCGGGCGGTACGGGGAGGTGCGGCTCGACACGACGATGGCGTTCACGGACTTCAGCGAGGTCACCGCCCCGTTCCCGCGCGAGGCCAGGGGGCGGCTGGCGGATCTGGGGGACCGGATCCTGCTGGGGAGCGACTTCCCCAACATTCCGTATCCGTACGTCCACCAGCTGGAGGCCCTGGAGGGGCTCGGGTTGGGGGAGGAATGGCTGCGGGCCGTGTGCCACGGGAACGGGGCGCGGCTCTTCGGGCTCGCCTAG
- a CDS encoding response regulator transcription factor codes for MTVISPRGRAEMLRSDGNPVRVLVVDDEASLTELLSMALRYEGWEVRSAGDGAGAVRSAREFRPDAVVLDVMLPDMDGLAVLGRLRRELPQVPVLFVTAKDAAEERIAGLTAGGDDYVTKPFSLEEVVARLRGLIRRSGAAATRSESQLTVGDLTLDEDSHDVVRAGRSIHLTATEFELLRYLMRNPRRVLSKAQILDRVWSYDFGGQANVVELYISYLRRKIDAGHSPMIHTRRGAGYLIKPADPAAAPR; via the coding sequence ATGACCGTGATCTCGCCCAGGGGGCGCGCCGAAATGCTCAGGTCGGACGGGAACCCCGTCCGCGTCCTCGTCGTCGACGACGAGGCCTCGCTCACCGAGCTGCTGTCCATGGCCCTGCGGTACGAGGGGTGGGAGGTGCGCAGCGCCGGCGACGGGGCGGGCGCGGTGCGGTCGGCGCGGGAGTTCCGGCCCGACGCGGTGGTGCTGGACGTCATGCTCCCCGACATGGACGGGCTCGCGGTGCTCGGCCGGCTGCGGCGTGAGCTGCCCCAGGTGCCGGTGCTCTTCGTCACGGCGAAGGACGCCGCCGAGGAGCGGATCGCGGGGCTGACGGCGGGCGGCGACGACTACGTCACCAAGCCGTTCAGCCTGGAGGAGGTCGTGGCGCGGCTGCGCGGGTTGATCCGGCGGTCGGGGGCGGCCGCCACCCGGAGCGAGTCGCAGTTGACCGTCGGGGACCTCACCCTGGACGAGGACAGCCACGACGTCGTACGGGCGGGCCGGTCCATCCACCTGACGGCGACCGAGTTCGAGCTGCTGCGCTACCTCATGCGCAACCCGCGCCGCGTGCTGAGCAAGGCGCAGATACTCGACCGGGTGTGGTCGTACGACTTCGGCGGCCAGGCCAACGTGGTCGAGCTCTACATCTCGTACCTCCGCAGGAAGATCGACGCGGGGCACTCGCCGATGATCCACACCCGGCGCGGCGCCGGGTACCTGATCAAGCCGGCGGATCCGGCCGCCGCCCCGCGCTGA
- a CDS encoding TetR/AcrR family transcriptional regulator, which yields MASEADSPKRPPRTSVWLEGKPATRPRRTDRGERGERGGLADPTPTPTSASTPAPALTTGEAAKGATPKAGAEQPPLLDRDRITTVSVRLLDAEGSAKFSMRRLAAELGVTAMSLYWYVDTKDDLLELALDAVFGEVRVPELTDETADWRDQLRELAVSYRSLLVRHPWVSPLIGKYLNIGPSSRAFSSAVLAVMGRTGLAPHGRMGAVSAVFQFVYGFGTIEGHFVQRCVEAGLTQDEYHRHAMGSIHEQPDVKRAFENAEELMEARGGETVEEMRERDFTFALDLMIAGIEAMRERG from the coding sequence ATGGCGTCGGAAGCCGACAGCCCGAAGCGTCCCCCCAGGACCAGCGTCTGGCTGGAAGGGAAACCGGCGACCAGGCCCCGCAGGACGGACCGCGGCGAACGCGGGGAGCGCGGCGGCCTCGCGGACCCGACCCCGACCCCGACCTCGGCCTCGACCCCAGCCCCGGCCCTCACCACCGGTGAAGCGGCCAAGGGCGCCACCCCCAAGGCCGGCGCCGAGCAGCCCCCGCTCCTCGACCGCGACCGCATCACCACCGTCTCCGTACGCCTGCTCGACGCCGAGGGCTCCGCGAAGTTCTCCATGCGGCGCCTGGCGGCGGAGTTGGGCGTCACCGCGATGTCCCTCTACTGGTACGTGGACACCAAGGACGACCTCCTCGAACTCGCCCTGGACGCCGTCTTCGGCGAGGTCCGGGTCCCCGAACTGACGGACGAGACCGCAGACTGGCGCGACCAGCTGCGCGAACTGGCCGTCAGCTACCGCTCCTTGCTCGTACGCCACCCCTGGGTCTCGCCGCTCATCGGCAAGTACCTGAACATCGGCCCGAGTTCGCGGGCCTTCTCGTCGGCGGTCCTCGCGGTCATGGGCCGTACGGGCCTGGCCCCGCACGGCCGGATGGGCGCCGTCTCCGCGGTCTTCCAGTTCGTGTACGGATTCGGCACGATCGAGGGCCACTTCGTCCAGCGGTGCGTCGAGGCGGGGCTGACGCAGGACGAGTACCACCGGCACGCCATGGGGAGCATCCACGAACAGCCCGACGTGAAGCGGGCGTTCGAGAACGCCGAGGAGCTGATGGAGGCCCGCGGCGGCGAGACGGTGGAGGAGATGCGCGAGCGCGACTTCACCTTCGCCCTCGACCTCATGATCGCCGGCATCGAGGCGATGCGGGAGCGTGGTTGA
- a CDS encoding PPOX class F420-dependent oxidoreductase: MAPNIATNTTVDLAGLLEFVRPRHRAILLTTRADGRPQGSPLACGVDDSGRIVVSTYPERAKTRNAKRDERVSVLVLSDDWSGPWVQVDGTAEVIDSPESVEPLVEYYRNIAGEHPDWDEYRAAMVKQGKSIIRVTPNRWSPIATGGFPARLMS, translated from the coding sequence ATGGCACCGAACATCGCAACGAACACGACCGTGGACCTGGCCGGACTACTGGAGTTCGTACGGCCCAGGCACCGCGCGATCCTCCTCACCACCCGCGCGGACGGACGCCCGCAGGGCTCGCCGCTCGCGTGCGGCGTCGACGACTCGGGCCGGATCGTGGTGTCCACGTACCCGGAGCGCGCGAAGACCCGGAACGCGAAGCGGGACGAGCGGGTGAGCGTGCTCGTCCTGTCCGACGACTGGAGCGGCCCCTGGGTGCAGGTGGACGGCACGGCCGAGGTGATCGACTCCCCGGAGTCCGTGGAGCCGCTGGTGGAGTACTACCGGAACATCGCGGGGGAGCACCCGGACTGGGACGAGTACCGCGCGGCGATGGTGAAGCAGGGCAAGTCGATCATCCGCGTCACCCCAAACCGGTGGAGCCCCATCGCCACGGGCGGCTTCCCGGCGAGGCTGATGTCGTAG
- a CDS encoding YceI family protein — protein sequence MGLRGQVRTRDGWALPHAVVTLTDSTGAQVARVAGDEEGSVRTEVPLAPGPYTVIVTALGYAPVAATALVTASGRAEVGTVVLARQNGTELPAPGVWSLDPAHTSVGAVAQHLGISSVHGRFKEFGGRIEIVEAGGSYAGSRVDAVIAAASIDTGNTLRDKHLRSPDFLDVERFPEITYRGTSLTPAGPDRWTVHGELSLHGVVREVGLDLSYLGTGPDPWGGERAAFRATAELRREDFAMNYNQVVRAGISMIGTTLRVELDVQAVRGESVPGAES from the coding sequence ATGGGACTTCGCGGACAGGTACGGACCCGGGACGGCTGGGCGCTCCCCCACGCGGTCGTGACCCTGACCGACTCGACCGGCGCCCAGGTGGCGCGGGTGGCGGGGGACGAGGAGGGATCGGTACGGACCGAGGTCCCGCTCGCGCCCGGTCCGTACACCGTGATCGTGACGGCCCTCGGGTACGCCCCCGTCGCCGCCACGGCGCTCGTGACGGCGAGCGGCCGGGCGGAGGTCGGCACGGTGGTCCTGGCGCGGCAGAACGGCACGGAGCTGCCCGCACCGGGCGTCTGGAGCCTCGACCCGGCGCACACCTCGGTGGGCGCGGTGGCCCAGCACCTCGGGATCTCCAGCGTGCACGGGCGGTTCAAGGAGTTCGGCGGCCGGATCGAGATCGTCGAGGCCGGCGGCTCGTACGCGGGCTCCCGGGTCGACGCGGTCATCGCCGCGGCGAGCATCGACACCGGCAACACCCTGCGGGACAAGCACCTCAGGTCGCCGGACTTCCTGGACGTGGAGCGCTTCCCGGAGATCACGTACCGCGGTACGTCCCTGACCCCGGCGGGCCCGGACCGGTGGACCGTGCACGGCGAACTGTCGCTGCACGGGGTCGTACGGGAGGTCGGCCTCGACCTGAGCTACCTCGGCACGGGCCCCGACCCGTGGGGCGGCGAGCGGGCGGCCTTCCGGGCGACGGCGGAGCTGCGGCGCGAGGACTTCGCGATGAACTACAACCAGGTCGTGCGGGCGGGCATCTCGATGATCGGGACCACGCTGCGGGTCGAGCTGGACGTCCAGGCGGTACGGGGCGAGAGCGTGCCCGGCGCGGAGTCGTAG
- a CDS encoding MFS transporter, whose product MATTTPTGVRGGHAKRGGDPAPVTGAPMTHRQIMEALSGLLLGLFVAILSSTIVTNALPEIVSDLGGGQSAYSWVVTASLLAMTATTPLWGKLSDLFSKKLLVQIALVIYVTGSMVAGLSQSAEMLIVCRVFQGIGVGGLSALSQIVMAAMIAPRQRGRYSGYIGATFAVATVGGPLLGGVITDTSWLGWRWCFYVGVPFAVVALVVLQKTLKLPVVKRKVKVDWSGAFFITAAVSLLLIWVTFAGSKFDWVSWQSYAMVGGSVVLGALFVLVESRASEPIIPLRLFRNRTIALASFASLFVGIGMFTGTVFFSQYFQLARDKSPTMSGLMTIPMIGGLALSSTVSGQVITRTGRWKAWLVSGGALLTAGLGLLGTIRVDTPYWHIAIYMALMGLGIGMMMQNLVLSTQNQVSTKDLGAASSTVTFFRSLGGAVGVSALGAVLGTRITHYVKDGLADLGPQGAALGHAGTGGGEIPDLSALPAPLRNVMESAYGHGVGDVFLYAAPAALLAFLATLFIKEVALRTRSGGEGSPGAVAGAVGAVAAASEENAGRVPGQDRAQEPALAPASAPAHAPGRIPAQGEPALAGAVPAVGVAVRGVVRGADGASVPASAVTLISLGGTQLARAVAGPDGAYAVHAPGAGSYVLIASADGFQPQASTVVVGDEPVGYDILLSGTSGLTGIVTAADGGLPVEGAMVIVADVRGDVLTTGRSTERGEFAFAELVPGPVTVAVNAPGFRPLALPVEIGGHGTTRIEAVLRSGALVRGTVRAGNARRPLPDARVTLVDAAGNVVATATTGDDGAYAFGDLDAGEYTVIATGYAPVAGSLTVTGRGVEGHDIELAHPGA is encoded by the coding sequence ATGGCTACGACCACACCGACCGGTGTGCGGGGCGGCCACGCCAAGCGTGGCGGCGACCCCGCCCCCGTGACCGGCGCTCCCATGACACACCGCCAGATCATGGAGGCGCTCTCCGGGCTCCTCCTGGGTCTCTTCGTCGCGATCCTCTCCTCGACGATCGTCACCAACGCGCTCCCCGAGATCGTCTCCGACCTCGGCGGCGGCCAGAGCGCGTACAGCTGGGTGGTCACCGCCTCGCTGCTGGCGATGACGGCCACCACCCCGCTGTGGGGCAAGCTCTCCGACCTCTTCAGCAAGAAGCTGCTGGTCCAGATAGCCCTGGTCATCTACGTGACGGGCTCGATGGTCGCCGGCCTCTCGCAGAGCGCCGAGATGCTGATCGTCTGCCGCGTCTTCCAGGGCATCGGCGTCGGCGGGCTCTCCGCCCTCTCCCAGATCGTCATGGCCGCGATGATCGCCCCGCGCCAGCGCGGCCGTTACAGCGGCTACATCGGCGCCACCTTCGCCGTCGCGACCGTCGGAGGACCGCTGCTCGGCGGCGTCATCACCGACACCAGCTGGCTGGGCTGGCGCTGGTGCTTCTACGTCGGCGTCCCGTTCGCCGTCGTCGCGCTGGTCGTGCTCCAGAAGACGCTCAAGCTGCCGGTCGTCAAGCGCAAGGTGAAGGTCGACTGGTCCGGTGCCTTCTTCATCACGGCGGCCGTCTCGCTGCTGCTGATCTGGGTCACCTTCGCGGGCAGCAAGTTCGACTGGGTCTCCTGGCAGTCGTACGCCATGGTCGGCGGTTCGGTCGTGCTCGGCGCGCTCTTCGTCCTCGTCGAGTCCCGGGCGAGCGAGCCGATCATCCCGCTGCGCCTGTTCCGCAACCGCACCATCGCGCTGGCCTCGTTCGCGTCGCTCTTCGTCGGCATCGGGATGTTCACGGGCACGGTCTTCTTCAGCCAGTACTTCCAGCTCGCCCGCGACAAGTCCCCCACGATGTCGGGCCTCATGACGATCCCGATGATCGGCGGACTCGCCCTCTCGTCCACCGTGTCCGGCCAGGTCATCACCCGTACCGGGCGCTGGAAGGCGTGGCTCGTCAGCGGCGGGGCGCTCCTGACTGCGGGGCTCGGACTGCTCGGCACGATCCGGGTGGACACCCCGTACTGGCACATCGCGATCTACATGGCGCTGATGGGCCTCGGCATCGGCATGATGATGCAGAACCTGGTCCTCTCGACGCAGAACCAGGTCTCCACCAAGGACCTCGGCGCCGCCAGCTCCACCGTCACCTTCTTCCGCTCCCTCGGCGGTGCGGTCGGCGTCTCGGCGCTGGGCGCGGTGCTCGGTACGCGCATCACGCACTACGTGAAGGACGGGCTGGCCGACCTCGGGCCGCAGGGCGCGGCGCTGGGCCACGCCGGTACGGGGGGCGGGGAGATCCCGGACCTGTCCGCGCTGCCCGCGCCGCTGCGGAACGTCATGGAGAGCGCGTACGGCCACGGCGTGGGCGACGTCTTCCTGTACGCGGCACCGGCGGCGCTGCTGGCGTTCCTGGCGACGCTGTTCATCAAGGAGGTCGCGCTGAGGACTCGGTCGGGCGGGGAGGGCTCGCCGGGGGCGGTCGCGGGGGCGGTCGGGGCGGTCGCGGCGGCTTCGGAGGAGAACGCCGGGCGGGTTCCCGGTCAGGACCGGGCGCAGGAGCCGGCGTTGGCCCCCGCGTCGGCCCCCGCCCACGCCCCCGGGCGCATACCCGCGCAGGGTGAGCCCGCGCTCGCGGGCGCGGTGCCCGCCGTCGGCGTCGCCGTCCGCGGTGTGGTCCGGGGCGCGGACGGCGCCTCCGTCCCCGCCTCCGCCGTCACCCTGATCTCCCTGGGCGGCACCCAGTTGGCCCGCGCGGTCGCCGGCCCCGACGGCGCGTACGCCGTGCACGCGCCCGGCGCCGGCTCGTACGTCCTGATCGCCTCCGCCGACGGCTTCCAGCCGCAGGCCTCCACGGTCGTCGTCGGTGACGAGCCGGTCGGGTACGACATCCTCCTGTCCGGTACGAGCGGCCTGACCGGGATCGTGACCGCGGCGGACGGCGGGCTGCCCGTCGAGGGCGCGATGGTGATCGTCGCCGACGTGCGCGGGGACGTGCTGACCACCGGGAGGTCCACCGAGCGGGGCGAGTTCGCCTTCGCCGAGCTGGTCCCGGGCCCGGTGACCGTCGCCGTGAACGCCCCCGGCTTCCGGCCGCTGGCCCTGCCCGTGGAGATCGGCGGCCACGGGACCACCCGTATCGAGGCAGTCCTCCGGTCCGGCGCCCTCGTGCGCGGCACGGTACGGGCGGGCAACGCCCGCCGCCCGCTGCCCGACGCGCGCGTGACGCTCGTCGACGCGGCGGGGAACGTGGTCGCCACCGCGACGACCGGCGACGACGGCGCGTACGCCTTCGGCGACCTGGACGCGGGCGAGTACACGGTCATCGCGACCGGATACGCCCCGGTGGCGGGCTCGTTGACGGTGACGGGCCGCGGCGTCGAGGGACACGACATCGAACTGGCCCACCCGGGCGCGTGA
- a CDS encoding MarR family winged helix-turn-helix transcriptional regulator, with protein sequence MAARSRYAELARQLGALGTVKRGLARALPADCPAGCAAVLAMVERYGEMRLGRLAELLAVDVSVTSRHVTHATRRGWLARSPDPADRRSRILRLTPAGAALLDELTGRTSAMFARTLADWTDDDVGRLNALLDRLRESFGDRRERAGAARERP encoded by the coding sequence ATGGCCGCACGGAGTCGGTACGCGGAACTGGCCCGGCAGCTCGGTGCCCTCGGGACCGTCAAACGAGGCCTGGCGCGGGCGCTGCCCGCCGACTGCCCGGCCGGCTGCGCCGCCGTACTGGCCATGGTCGAGCGGTACGGCGAGATGCGGCTGGGCCGCCTCGCCGAACTGCTGGCCGTCGACGTGTCGGTGACCAGCAGACACGTGACCCACGCCACCCGGCGGGGCTGGCTCGCCCGGTCCCCCGACCCCGCGGACCGGCGTTCGCGGATCCTGCGGCTGACCCCGGCCGGGGCCGCTCTGCTGGACGAGCTGACGGGGCGGACGAGCGCGATGTTCGCGCGGACCCTCGCCGACTGGACCGACGACGACGTCGGCCGGCTCAACGCCCTGCTCGACCGGCTGCGCGAGAGCTTCGGCGACCGCCGCGAACGGGCCGGGGCGGCGCGGGAGCGCCCGTAG
- a CDS encoding RNA polymerase sigma factor SigF, which yields MSVEQGSSKVLTLAKSAPAPEALDTVLDSVAVIQPRVSQPEAIDTRTLSRSLFLRLAVLDQDSPERTYVRDTLIELNLPLVRYAAARFRSRNEPMEDIVQVGTIGLIKAIDRFDCERGVEFPTFAMPTVVGEIKRFFRDTSWSVRVPRRLQELRLALTKASDELAQKLDRSPTVPELAVVLGVSEEDVVDGLAVGNAYTASSLDSPSPEDDGGEGSLADRLGYEDMALEGVEYRESLKPLLAKLPPRERQIIMLRFFANMTQSQIGEEVGISQMHVSRLLTRTLAQLREGLISD from the coding sequence ATGTCCGTAGAACAGGGCAGCTCGAAGGTGCTCACGCTCGCAAAGAGCGCTCCCGCGCCCGAGGCTCTCGACACCGTGCTCGACAGCGTGGCCGTGATCCAGCCGCGGGTGTCCCAGCCGGAAGCCATCGACACCCGCACTCTGTCCCGCTCCCTCTTCCTGCGGCTCGCCGTGCTCGACCAGGACAGCCCGGAGCGCACCTACGTACGCGACACCCTCATCGAGCTCAACCTGCCGCTGGTGCGCTACGCCGCGGCGAGGTTCCGCAGCCGCAACGAGCCGATGGAGGACATCGTCCAGGTCGGCACGATCGGCCTGATCAAGGCGATCGACCGGTTCGACTGCGAACGGGGCGTGGAATTCCCGACGTTCGCGATGCCGACGGTCGTGGGCGAGATCAAGCGCTTCTTCCGCGACACCTCGTGGTCGGTGCGCGTCCCGCGCCGGCTCCAGGAGCTGCGCCTCGCGCTGACGAAGGCCAGCGACGAGCTCGCGCAGAAGCTGGACCGCTCCCCGACCGTGCCCGAACTGGCCGTGGTGCTCGGGGTGTCGGAGGAGGACGTCGTCGACGGCCTCGCGGTCGGCAACGCGTACACCGCGTCCTCGCTGGACTCGCCCTCCCCGGAGGACGACGGCGGAGAGGGCTCGCTCGCGGACCGTCTCGGCTACGAGGACATGGCGCTGGAGGGGGTGGAGTACCGCGAGTCGCTCAAGCCGCTCCTCGCCAAACTCCCGCCCCGCGAGCGGCAGATCATCATGCTGCGGTTCTTCGCGAACATGACCCAGTCGCAGATCGGCGAGGAGGTGGGCATCTCGCAGATGCACGTCTCGCGCCTGCTGACCCGCACGCTCGCGCAGCTGCGCGAAGGACTGATCTCGGACTGA
- a CDS encoding RNA polymerase sigma factor SigF translates to MSEPRLEPRVDPDARPTTAQSRGADTRALTQLLFAQLKDLEPGTREHSRVRGALIEANLPLVRYAAARFRSRNEPMEDVVQVGTIGLINAIDRFDPERGVQFPTFAMPTVVGEIKRYFRDNVRTVHVPRRLHELWVQVTGATEDLTTAHGRTPTTAEIAERLKISEDEVLACIEAGRSYHATSLEAAQEGDGLPGLLDRLGYEDPALAGVEHRDLVRHLLVQLPEREQRILMLRYYNNLTQSQISQELGVSQMHVSRLLARSFARLRSANRIEA, encoded by the coding sequence GTGTCCGAACCCCGCCTGGAACCGCGCGTCGACCCCGACGCGCGCCCCACCACCGCCCAGAGCCGCGGCGCCGACACCAGGGCCCTGACGCAGCTCCTCTTCGCCCAGCTCAAGGACCTCGAACCGGGCACCCGGGAGCACAGCCGCGTCCGCGGAGCGCTCATCGAGGCCAACCTGCCGCTGGTGCGGTACGCGGCCGCCCGCTTCCGGAGCCGTAACGAGCCGATGGAGGACGTCGTCCAGGTCGGCACGATCGGCCTGATCAACGCCATCGACCGGTTCGACCCCGAGCGCGGGGTGCAGTTCCCGACCTTCGCGATGCCGACCGTCGTCGGCGAGATCAAACGCTACTTCCGCGACAACGTACGGACCGTCCACGTACCGCGCCGGCTCCACGAGCTGTGGGTCCAGGTCACCGGCGCCACCGAGGACCTGACGACGGCTCACGGCCGCACCCCCACCACCGCCGAGATCGCGGAGCGGCTCAAGATCTCCGAGGACGAGGTGCTCGCCTGCATCGAGGCGGGCCGCTCGTACCACGCGACCTCGCTGGAGGCCGCCCAGGAGGGCGACGGACTGCCCGGCCTGCTGGACCGGCTCGGGTACGAGGACCCGGCGCTCGCGGGCGTCGAGCACCGCGACCTCGTACGCCACCTCCTCGTACAACTGCCCGAACGCGAACAGCGGATCCTGATGCTGCGCTATTACAACAATCTGACGCAGTCGCAGATCAGTCAGGAATTGGGAGTCTCCCAGATGCACGTGTCAAGGCTTCTCGCACGAAGCTTTGCCCGGCTCAGATCCGCAAATCGGATCGAGGCGTAG
- a CDS encoding Dabb family protein, whose product MIRHLVLFKLNEGVSRDEPRVAAGAKAFEELGGLVSDVTFWECAWNFSDRPIAYDFAINSAVADRDALQRYAEHPAHQAVVAQWREFATWVIADYEF is encoded by the coding sequence TTGATCCGCCACCTGGTCCTCTTCAAGCTCAACGAGGGTGTCTCGCGTGACGAGCCCCGCGTCGCCGCCGGGGCGAAGGCCTTCGAGGAGCTCGGCGGGCTGGTCTCCGACGTGACGTTCTGGGAGTGCGCCTGGAACTTCAGCGACCGCCCCATCGCCTACGACTTCGCCATCAACTCGGCCGTGGCGGACCGGGATGCGCTCCAGCGGTACGCCGAGCACCCGGCCCACCAGGCGGTCGTCGCGCAGTGGCGCGAATTCGCCACCTGGGTGATCGCCGACTACGAGTTCTGA
- the tadA gene encoding tRNA adenosine(34) deaminase TadA, whose product MRRALDEAASAAAHGDVPVGAVVLSPTGAVLAVGHNEREATGDPTAHAEIVAIRRAAGALGAWRLTGCTLVVTLEPCTMCAGAVVQSRVDRVVFGALDEKAGAAGSLWDVVRDRRLNHRPEVIHGVLADACSAQLTAFFRDR is encoded by the coding sequence ATGCGGCGCGCCCTGGACGAGGCGGCGTCGGCGGCCGCGCACGGCGACGTGCCGGTCGGTGCCGTCGTGCTGTCACCGACCGGGGCGGTGCTGGCGGTCGGCCACAACGAACGCGAGGCGACGGGTGACCCGACGGCCCATGCGGAGATCGTGGCGATCCGCAGGGCGGCCGGGGCACTCGGCGCGTGGCGCCTGACGGGCTGCACGCTGGTCGTGACCCTGGAACCGTGCACCATGTGCGCGGGCGCCGTCGTCCAGTCCCGCGTGGACCGCGTGGTGTTCGGCGCGCTCGACGAGAAGGCCGGGGCGGCGGGTTCGCTCTGGGACGTCGTACGGGACCGGCGCCTCAACCACCGCCCCGAAGTCATCCACGGCGTGCTCGCCGACGCCTGCTCCGCCCAGCTCACCGCCTTCTTCAGGGACCGCTGA